The following nucleotide sequence is from Synechococcus sp. CBW1004.
TGTTCCAACCGTTGTTCCAACTTTTCTCCAACTGGGGAGGCGTGCTGGGGTTGGTCGTTCGGGCGACTTTAAGACGCCGAGGACCCCTCAGAAATGCAGTCAGCGCAACGGCAGAGCGCAAAGGAACAACGCCCCCGCAACCAACCCCAGCAACGCCTTCCAAAGGGAGACAGGCACCTCACCCCGCCCACAAGACACCACCACTCATGAACTTCCCGCATAGGCACCCACTGAGCGCCCCTGCCTTGCCTTCCGCCCTCAGCATCCCTCTCAACCGCCACGACACGCAGAGGGGCACCAGAATCGCCCTGAAGCACCATGCCAGACATTGAGGCAATGACAGAGCACCCCCTCTGGATGCTGCTGCCCTGGGCGGTCTTCGCAGTCGCTGCGGGCGTCAAGTTCTGGCATCTCACCACCGCCTTCCGTAGGCACCTGCTGGACACCCCCACACCCTCACAACGGTTCCGTCAGTCCCTGGAGCGGATCTGGCAGCGGGATCAGAAGGCAGCGTGAGGAACGAATGACCACTTCCGGGGCGATCCAGGCGGAGCGAGAGAGGCGCTCAGAGATGTGGAAGGCGGTCCAACGCATCCAAGTTGACCGCCCCCTTACGGCAGATGAGGTCCGCCAAATCGGTTGCTACAACGGCGCTCGTGGGATCTGGAGGGACAAGGCATCAACTGCCCATCTGACCCCAGCAGGCAATGGGGTCTGTGTTGGCATCAGCAGCAGGGGCAAGTACGAGGACGAGATCGGCGAAGAGACAGGCATCTACGACTACCCATCCACCAAAGTACCGACCTACGACCAAGGAGACATAGACGCGATGAGAGCGGCGTTGTCCCTGGAGATGCCGATCTTTCTCATCCGGGACACCAACGCGCAAGGAGCACCCGTCCAGGGCAAGGGTCCGAGGCGGCGCGTGGATCGGGTGGAGTTCGTCGCTGATGATCCATTGAGCAGGTCACTCATCTTCACCTTCTCCCTGGGCGGCAGAAGCGACTACCGCTTGCCAGAGGACGAGCAAGGATCTTGCTTTCAAGAAAGGGAAACGAAAGAACGGCAGAGCACGTCCAAAAAACGCAGTCAGGCAGCGTTTCGGGCAGCGGTCATCAGTCGCTACGGGGAAAGGCGCTGCTGTCTGTGTGATGCTCCTCCAGAGGTCATAGAGGCAGCGCACATCGTTCCTGTGAGCAACAACGGCAGTGACTGGAGCGGGAATGGACTGTTGGTTTGCCGCAACCATCACGCTCTGTACGATCTTGGGAGGTGGTGCCTGCATCCCCAGCATCTGGAGGTAGTGCCTGCAACAGGTCACGATCTGTCTTCTCTACAGGTCATCCGTTCCAATGTGCGTCACCTCAGGCAGAGTCCCGATCGGGAGGCGCTTCAATGGCGCTGGTCAAGGTGGGCGTGATGGAGCACCTGAACTGGGGTTACATCCAACTGGGACTCTTCGCCCTTGCCTTTGCGGGTCTGCAGGTCTGGTGGATCAGAAGCATCCTGCGCCCACGGAACCTGGCAAGACCATTGAGCGAAGGGGAGTTCCGACGGTCTCTGGAGCAGATCTGGGCGAAGAAGTCCTGATCGCCTCCAGGCGACTACCAGCGCACCCCCCTCCAGACCCACCCGACGAACCAGCACACGCAAAACCGAGGGCACAAGGGACGCCTCAGGGATCAACCGGCACGCAAAAGAACTCAGATCCCACTCCGCCTCCTGGATCAGCGCCAACAGGTACACCAGCACTTCCGAAAGCAGGAGCAGAAGACTTTCTTGGGATTTGCATCAGAGATAGGAACGAATCGCCAAAATAAGACGGCACTGGAGTTGCAGATGCCCAAAAGAGTCTTGGCGCCAGCACTGGCAAGCATAACCATGCTATACAGCGCAACAGCATCGGCGCAGACATGTTATGATATTTCAGTGCATTCTTACAACAAGGGCAGGGCATCCCTAATTGCACCTTATAATTACGCAAAAGTTATACATGCAGGAGGGAAGACCGTGGATTGCAAAATAGATGATCTTTACTTGAGCGAGTATGCGATCAAATTAACCTGTGACGACGGATTCCGATATGAGATTGGCACGACTGATTACTGCGGACGGGGTGGCAGTGCAAATTGCGAAAAAGCAGTTGTCGTAAACCCATACGGAGCGAGGTCATATCATCCGACAACAATGCTCAATTCAGAGAAGCAGTGCTTTGACAATGGAGCGCAACTCGTAATATCAAACAAAATCTTTTTGAGTGGAGAGGATCTCATGGTGGTGACGACACATCAGTTCCAAAAGTAACAGTTGCGAGGTTTGCTGGCGCCTGGGGCTTAATATGAGCAAGGTCACAATCCCACTGCCTTCAAAAAGTACTCAGGCATAAGTCCCCAGATCCCCCTCCGCCTCCTGTATCAGCGCGAGAAGGTCTCCCAGCAACTGCCGAACCCGTGGGGACTGCTCAGGGTTCCGCGTTGCACCAATCGCCATGACGGTCACCCCAGTGGAGACCTGCTCCAGGGTCAGCAGGGTCTCTTCAAGCAGTTCAGCGGCGATCCGGTCGGTGGTGAGGGTCATGAGGGTCTGGGCGACTGCTGGAAGGGTTCCCAGGGTGGGACGAACGGCAAACGATGCAGAAACCGCATAGGTACGCACACCCTTCTGCTATGCGGGAAAATGGGGGCAGGCAGCAACTCCCCGTGACCGACTCCGCGACCTTCACCACACCCGAAGCAAGCGAGGAGGATCTGGGCGACCTGTTGCTGGAGGTGCTCCCGCCTGATGGCAGCACGATGGGCAACCTGTCCGCACGGGAGGCGCTGGGTCGGGCGGCAGAGCGCCAGGTCAGCGAGGAGGAATACGAAGCGGTCAGGGACAAGGCACTGAAACTGGGTCTGATCCGCAAGGGGCGGGGTCGTGGTGGATCCATCGCCCTGGCGGAGGGCATTGAGGGCGGCAGTCGCTATGAGGCACCTTCAGCGCCTACGGGACGGCGATCCAACGGCAGCAATGGGGTCGCCCCCGAACCCACCTTCCAGATCGGGCAGAAACTCACCCTCTCCCAACTGGAGTCGTTCCTCTGGAAGAGCGCCGACATCCTGCGGGGGAGCATGGATGCCTCGGAGTTCAAGGACTACATCTTCGGGATGCTGTTCCTCAAGCGTCTGTCTGATGCCTTTGAGGAGGCACAGGAAGGCGTCATCCACTACTACCTGGAACGAGGCAAGACCCAGGAGCAAGCGGAGGAGTTCGCCAAGGACAAGGACGAATATCCCAATGCGTTCTTCGTCCCTGACCAGGCACGGTGGAGCAATCTCAAGGACCTCAAGCACGACATAGGCGCCGAGATCAACAAGGCGACGGAAGCAATTGAAGAACACAACCCTTCCCTGGAGGGAGTGCTGGTCGCCATTGACTTCAACAGGAAGGACCGCCTCAACGACCGCAAACTCAGAGACCTCCTGTCCCACTACTCAACCTTCAGACTCAGGAATGAGGACTTTGAGCGATCCGACCTCCTGGGAGCAGCATATGAATATCTCATCAAGATGTTTGCCGACTCGGCAGGCAAGAAGGGTGGTGAGTTCTTTACGCCCACTCAGGTTGTCAAACTGCTGGTTGCCTTGATCAAACCCCATGCGGGTATGAAGATCCTGGATCCCACCTGCGGGTCAGGCGGCATGTTCATTGAGACCAGGCACTACCTGGCAGCACGGGACGAGAACCCAGCGAACCTGCAGTTGTTCGGGCAGGAGATGAATCTGAGCACCTGGGCAATCTGCAAACTCAACATGTTCCTGCATGGTGTCTTCAATGCGGACATCCGCAAGGGCGACACGCTTGGCGACCCGCAGCATGTGGAGAACGGCGAACTGATGCGGTTTGATCGGGTGATTGCCAACATGCCCTTCTCACTCAAGAACTGGGGGCGTGAACTTGCCGAGCATGATCCTTATGGCAGGTACCGCTACGGGATTCCGCCGAGGGACGCAGGAGACCTGGCGTTCGTTCAGCACATGATCGCCTCACTGAATCAGGAGGGCGTCATGGGCGTGGTGGTGCCTCATGGGGTGCTTTTCCGTGGTGGGCAGGAAGGAGAGATCCGTAAGGGCATCCTGGAAGACGATCTGGTGGAAGCGGTGATCGGTCTGCCGTCAGGGTTGTTCT
It contains:
- a CDS encoding type I restriction-modification system subunit M, whose translation is MTDSATFTTPEASEEDLGDLLLEVLPPDGSTMGNLSAREALGRAAERQVSEEEYEAVRDKALKLGLIRKGRGRGGSIALAEGIEGGSRYEAPSAPTGRRSNGSNGVAPEPTFQIGQKLTLSQLESFLWKSADILRGSMDASEFKDYIFGMLFLKRLSDAFEEAQEGVIHYYLERGKTQEQAEEFAKDKDEYPNAFFVPDQARWSNLKDLKHDIGAEINKATEAIEEHNPSLEGVLVAIDFNRKDRLNDRKLRDLLSHYSTFRLRNEDFERSDLLGAAYEYLIKMFADSAGKKGGEFFTPTQVVKLLVALIKPHAGMKILDPTCGSGGMFIETRHYLAARDENPANLQLFGQEMNLSTWAICKLNMFLHGVFNADIRKGDTLGDPQHVENGELMRFDRVIANMPFSLKNWGRELAEHDPYGRYRYGIPPRDAGDLAFVQHMIASLNQEGVMGVVVPHGVLFRGGQEGEIRKGILEDDLVEAVIGLPSGLFYGTGIPAALLILNKNKTAERRGKVLFINAELDYQEGKNQNLLREQDIEKVVGCFDAYNEIKRFSRVVPLEEIRENDHNLNIRRYADTSPPPEPFDVRGILHGGVPIKEIQSEYIQEILEGFDVSGVLVPKDTEYLKFRDDIQEKSQIRQHLGDASDAVIQQFERWWDKYGVSLAQIDSEVKEAEAAMHGYLKELGYE
- a CDS encoding HNH endonuclease; translated protein: MTTSGAIQAERERRSEMWKAVQRIQVDRPLTADEVRQIGCYNGARGIWRDKASTAHLTPAGNGVCVGISSRGKYEDEIGEETGIYDYPSTKVPTYDQGDIDAMRAALSLEMPIFLIRDTNAQGAPVQGKGPRRRVDRVEFVADDPLSRSLIFTFSLGGRSDYRLPEDEQGSCFQERETKERQSTSKKRSQAAFRAAVISRYGERRCCLCDAPPEVIEAAHIVPVSNNGSDWSGNGLLVCRNHHALYDLGRWCLHPQHLEVVPATGHDLSSLQVIRSNVRHLRQSPDREALQWRWSRWA